A genome region from Sander vitreus isolate 19-12246 chromosome 21, sanVit1, whole genome shotgun sequence includes the following:
- the gucy2cb gene encoding guanylyl cyclase C: MGPGWWWLCVLGILAAPCRGIRQCLVGVTINVILLQDEESPWSLKFVQGQIEKALETDATINAAEGARFNLTANYSGFNTIFYQRKGCQSSACEGVEELRTLMDSDTLGCAVLGPTCTYATFQVVDLEQGLKLSTPILSAGSFGLSCDYTLNLQRLLPPARKISDFFISFWNDTNQIKSIWKTAYVYKKQSNTEDCFWYINALDADSSKFALNIQRTVLRNPEDLKEVLSSTQNRTSNLFIMCGSPMDVEEMKSVSIEADSSDIIFILIDLYNDQYYINTSSLPSMRNVLVVTMPNTRSYTINTDLKDKNTMNDYMAAYHDSVLLVGQVMRYIAKKNHSEIQQMEYVNANYFRNISFNGSAGYYKLDKHGDRDVNLSIIYTTTDDKYQILFTFNTEHKETKVVETHPSFIWGKTLPDFTPDLAPATSPNDIIVSVLAVTVVVVATMAFIFYRQNRRARRVRKRWSHIASDLITPLENNQLNVISLKIEDESKKMKIQIRCALYDKKIVILKELEHSDGNFNETQMIELNDLMQIDYYNLTKFYGTVKFDEGVFGVFEYGERGSLRHVLSDKVSYPEETFTDWEFKISVMYDIAKGMSYLHASHIQVHGRLKSTNCVVDNRMVVKITDFGCNSFLRPGRDLWTAPEHLRKQGTSQKGDVYSFAIIAQEIVLRKSTFYTKSCSDRAEKLARVIMSYFRPDLNFDTASEKELEVYMLIKSCWDEDPEKRPDFKKVENCLGKIISKIHNQDNESYMDNMIRRLQMYSRNLEYLVEERTALYKAERDRADCLNFMLLPRPVVKSLKETGVVKPELHEEVTIYFSDIVGFTTLCQYSTPMEVVDMLNDIYKGFDSIVDHHDVYKVETIGDAYMVASGLPKRNGNRHAVDICRMALDILAFMGTFQLRHLPGIPVWIRIGVHSGPCAAGVVGLKMPRYCLFGDTVNTASRMESTGHPLRIHVSQPTINILQRTDYKFEYEIRGETYLKGKGTETTYWLTGEMGKDYDLPAPPTTENFQRLQQDLAHRILACLELRSRNSIRRKKTLSSQSKEDDKDGESGVESEGDLPEYLHLATVDNTLSTFL; encoded by the exons ATGGGACCAGGGTGGTGGTGGTTGTGTGTCTTGGGGATTCTTGCTGCCCCGTGTCGGGGCATCAGACAGTGTCTGGTTGGGGTTACAATCAATGTGATCCTGCTGCAAGATGAAGAGTCTCCCTGGAGTCTGAAATTTGTTCAAGGACAAATAGAGAAGGCCTTAGAGACAGACGCAACCATTAATGCTGCAGAAG GTGCAAGGTTTAATCTCACGGCTAACTATAGCGGGTTCAACACAATCTTTTATCAACGTAAAGGCTGCCAGAGTAGCGCGTGTGAGGGAGTGGAGGAGCTAAGGACGCTAATG GATTCAGACACCCTGGGATGTGCAGTGCTTGGGCCCACCTGCACCTACGCTACTTTCCAAGTGGTTGA TTTGGAACAAGGTCTGAAGCTCAGTACGCCAATCCTCTCGGCAGGAAGCTTCGGTCTCTCCTGCGACTACACGCTAAATCTGCAGCGCCTCCTGCCGCCGGCACGCAAGAtctctgacttttttatcagtttCTGGAACGACACCAACCAGATTAAATCTATTTGGAAGACTGCCTATGTTTACAAGAAACAGAGCAACACTGAGGATTGCTTTTG GTATATAAATGCACTTGATGCAGACTCGAGCAAGTTTGCCCTAAATATTCAGAGAACGGTGCTACGCAATCCAGAAGACCTGAAAGAAGTACTATCATCAACCCAAAACAGGACAAGCAACT TGTTCATCATGTGTGGATCACCAATGGATGTAGAGGAGATGAAAAGTGTCTCCATAGAGGCAGACAGCAGTGATATTATCTTTATCCTTATTGATCTTTACAA CGATCAATACTACATTAACACATCGTCACTGCCATCCATGAGGAACGTGTTGGTGGTGACAATGCCCAACACCAGAAGCTACACTATCAACACAGACCTGAAAGACAAGAACACA atgaATGATTACATGGCGGCGTACCATGATTCCGTGCTGCTAGTAGGCCAGGTGATGAGGTAtattgctaaaaaaaatcattcgGAGATTCAGCAGATGGAGTATGTCAATGCGAATTACTTCAGAAACATCTCCTTTAATG GAAGTGCTGGGTACTACAAGCTGGACAAGCATGGAGACCGAGACGTGAATCTCTCAATCATTTACACCACTACTGACGACAAG TACCAAATTTTATTCACATTCAACACTGAGCACAAAGAAACCAAAGTGGTTGAGACACACCCTTCGTTTAtctggggaaaaacacttcctgaTTTCACACCAGACCTAGCTCCAg ccaCATCACCTAATGACATCATTGTCAGTGTGTTGGCGGTGACAGTGGTTGTAGTGGCCACCATGGCCTTCATTTTCTACCG ACAGAATAGGAGAGCGCGCCGGGTCAGGAAGCGCTGGTCCCATATCGCCTCTGATCTTATCACACCGCTGGAGAACAACCAACTCAATGTCATCTCTCTTAAG ATTGAAGACGAGAGCAAAAAGATGAAAATCCAGATCCGCTGTGCACTCTACGATAAGAAG attGTGATTCTAAAGGAGCTGGAGCACTCCGATGGGAACTTTAACGAGACCCAGATGATAGAACTTAATGAT CTCATGCAAATCGACTACTACAACCTCACAAAGTTTTACGGCACAGTGAAGTTTGATGAGGGCGTGTTTGGAGTGTTTGAGTATGGAGAGAGGGGGTCGCTCAGG CATGTGCTGAGCGATAAGGTTTCTTACCCAGAGGAGACCTTCACAGACTGGGAGTTCAAGATCTCCGTCATGTACGACATTGCCAAG GGCATGTCCTATCTCCATGCCAGTCACATCCAGGTGCATGGTCGCCTCAAGTCCACCAACTGTGTGGTGGACAATCGCATGGTGGTGAAGATCACAGATTTTGGCTGCAACAGCTTTCTTAGGCCCGGCAGAG aCTTGTGGACTGCTCCGGAGCATCTGAGGAAACAGGGCACCTCTCAGAAAGGAGACGTCTACAGCTTTGCCATCATCGCTCAGGAGATTGTTCTCAGAAAGAGCACCTTCTACACCAAGAGCTGCTCCGACAGAGCAG AAAAGCTTGCCAGGGTCATCATGTCCTACTTCAGACCTGATCTTAACTTTGATACCGCTTCAGAGAAAGAATTAGAG GTGTACATGTTGATAAAAAGCTGCTGGGATGAGGATCCAGAAAAAAGACCTGACTTTAAGAAGGTGGAAAACTGTCTGGGAAAAATCATCAG TAAAATTCATAACCAGGACaatgagagctacatggataacaTGATCAGGCGGCTGCAGATGTATTCCAGAAACCTGGAGTACCTGGTGGAGGAGAGAACGGCCCTCTACAAAGCTGAGAGGGACAGAGCAGACTGCCTCAACTTCATGCTGCTTCCTCG CCCGGTGGTGAAAAGCCTGAAGGAGACTGGTGTGGTGAAACCAGAGCTGCACGAGGAAGTGACGATATACTTCAGCGACATCGTCGGTTTCACCACTCTGTGCCAGTACAGCACACCGATGGAAGTTGTGGACATGCTCAATGACATCTACAAGGGCTTTGACAGCATCGTCGACCACCACGACGTATACAAG GTGGAGACGATTGGGGACGCCTACATGGTGGCCTCTGGGCTTCCGAAGCGAAATGGGAACAGGCACGCGGTGGATATCTGCCGCATGGCGCTGGACATCTTGGCGTTCATGGGAACCTTCCAGCTCCGACACCTGCCCGGTATCCCTGTGTGGATACGCATCGGCGTTCACTCTG GTCCCTGTGCAGCGGGTGTCGTGGGGCTAAAGATGCCCAGATATTGCTTATTTGGAGACACGGTCAACACAGCGTCTCGTATGGAGTCTACAGGACACC CCCTGCGCATCCACGTCAGTCAGCCTACTATAAATATCCTGCAGAGGACAGACTACAAGTTTGAGTATGAGATCAGAGGAGAAACATATCTCAAG GGTAAAGGCACGGAGACAACCTACTGGCTGACAGGTGAGATGGGCAAAGACTACGACCTCCCAGCTCCACCCACAAC GGAGAACTTCCAGCGGCTCCAGCAGGACCTCGCCCACAGGATCCTGGCGTGTCTGGAGCTGCGCTCTCGAAACTCCATCCGGAGGAAGAAGACGCTCTCGAGTCAGAGCAAGGAGGACGACAAGGACGGGGAATCAGGGGTGGAGTCTGAGGGCGACCTTCCTGAGTACCTGCATCTGGCCACTGTGGACAACACCCTCAGTACCTTCCTGTAG
- the csdc2a gene encoding cold shock domain-containing protein C2a: MSDPDASSPADHPLPLTSPRTPLQLSFPFLREGSRVWERERKPPQPGELPSPLPTKRTRTYSATVRAKSGPVYKGVCKNFSRSQGHGFIRPSHGGEDIFVHISDIDGEYVPMEGDEVTYKVCPIPPKNQKIQAVEVVLTHLYPGTKHETWSGQIISS, from the exons ATGTCAGACCCCGATGCCTCCTCGCCGGCAGACCACCCGCTGCCACTCACCTCCCCCCGGACCCCTCTGCAGCTCTCCTTCCCCTTCCTGAGGGAGGGCAGTCGGGtttgggagagggagaggaaaccGCCACAGCCTGGAGAGCTGCCTAGCCCACTGCCCACCAAACGCACCCGCACATACTCAGC gACAGTGCGAGCCAAATCAGGTCCTGTATATAAAGGAGTGTGTAAAAACTTCTCCAGGTCTCAGGGTCATGGATTCATACGACCCTCTCACGGCGGAGAGGACATCTTCGTCCACATCTCTGA CATTGATGGAGAGTACGTGCCTATGGAAGGGGACGAGGTCACGTACAAGGTGTGCCCCATCCCTCCCAAGAACCAGAAGATCCAGGCTGTCGAGGTGGTGCTCACCCACCTGTATCCAGGCACCAAGCATGAGACCTGGTCAGGTCAGATCATCAGCTCCTAG